A section of the Hyalangium minutum genome encodes:
- the gndA gene encoding NADP-dependent phosphogluconate dehydrogenase, protein MSSAANSQGAFQFGVAGMGVMGASIALNVADRGFKVAAWDRHPEKIDAIHAKHGHPEMKGTGSLAEFVQMLERPRRILLMVTAGAPVDSMMEQLAPLLSPGDVLIDGGNSWFLDTQRREKAFREKGLHFIGMGVSGGEEGARHGPSLMPGGPAEAYALIRPVVEAIAARAESGLCVTHVGPDGAGHFVKMVHNGIEYADMQLLAETYDVLRRGLGLSADALADTFAKWNEGIAESFLLETTIKVLRKKDSETGKPLVDLVLDKAGQKGTGKWTVQVSLDLGIPVPSIAAALDARNLSAMKEERVAASAKLPAPPLSLTDEEKANLVSWAHDALYAARVVTYAQGMRLIQAASKEYRWNVSLAEMARIWRGGCIIRAKLLSPLREAFTQQPELPNLVVSDAFAPVLTKMAPAWRRLVGTAVRLGIPVPVFTSSLAYLDSYRSPELPQNLTQAQRDAFGAHTYQRRDKPEAGFVHSDWS, encoded by the coding sequence ATGAGTTCAGCAGCGAATTCCCAGGGCGCATTCCAGTTCGGCGTGGCCGGCATGGGAGTGATGGGGGCGAGCATCGCACTCAACGTGGCGGACCGCGGCTTCAAGGTGGCGGCATGGGACCGGCACCCGGAGAAGATCGACGCGATCCACGCGAAGCACGGGCACCCGGAGATGAAGGGCACGGGCTCGCTGGCAGAGTTCGTGCAAATGCTGGAACGTCCGCGCCGCATCCTCTTGATGGTGACGGCGGGCGCGCCGGTGGACTCGATGATGGAGCAGCTGGCGCCGCTGCTGTCGCCGGGGGATGTGCTGATTGACGGCGGCAACTCGTGGTTCCTCGACACGCAGCGCCGCGAGAAGGCGTTCCGGGAGAAGGGCCTGCACTTCATTGGCATGGGCGTGTCCGGCGGTGAGGAGGGCGCGCGGCACGGGCCCTCGCTGATGCCGGGGGGCCCGGCCGAGGCATACGCGCTCATCCGCCCGGTGGTGGAGGCGATCGCGGCCCGGGCCGAGTCGGGGCTGTGTGTGACGCACGTGGGCCCGGATGGCGCGGGGCACTTCGTGAAGATGGTGCACAACGGCATCGAGTACGCGGACATGCAGCTCCTGGCGGAGACGTACGACGTGCTGCGCCGGGGGCTGGGGCTGTCGGCGGACGCGCTGGCGGACACCTTCGCGAAGTGGAACGAGGGCATCGCCGAGTCCTTCCTGCTGGAGACCACCATCAAGGTGCTGCGGAAGAAGGACTCGGAGACGGGCAAGCCGCTGGTGGATCTGGTGCTGGACAAGGCGGGCCAGAAGGGCACGGGCAAGTGGACGGTGCAGGTGTCGCTGGACCTGGGGATTCCGGTGCCGTCCATCGCGGCGGCGCTGGATGCGCGCAACCTGTCGGCGATGAAGGAGGAGCGCGTGGCGGCCAGTGCCAAGCTCCCGGCACCGCCGCTGTCGCTCACGGACGAGGAGAAGGCGAACCTCGTGTCCTGGGCGCATGACGCGCTGTACGCGGCGCGGGTGGTGACGTACGCGCAGGGGATGCGGCTCATCCAGGCGGCGTCGAAGGAGTACCGCTGGAATGTGTCGCTGGCGGAGATGGCGCGCATCTGGCGGGGTGGCTGCATCATCCGCGCGAAGCTGCTGAGCCCGCTGCGCGAGGCCTTCACGCAGCAGCCGGAGCTGCCGAACCTGGTGGTGTCGGACGCGTTTGCGCCGGTGCTGACGAAGATGGCTCCGGCATGGCGGCGCCTGGTGGGAACGGCGGTGCGGCTGGGCATCCCAGTGCCGGTGTTCACGTCGAGCCTGGCGTACCTGGACAGCTACCGGAGCCCGGAGCTGCCGCAGAACCTCACGCAGGCGCAGCGTGACGCCTTCGGCGCGCACACCTACCAGCGCCGCGACAAGCCCGAAGCGGGCTTCGTCCACTCCGACTGGAGCTGA
- the pgl gene encoding 6-phosphogluconolactonase, whose product MSPTQKRVVESSELAPRTAEWLAEVLQRTLAGGGRCSFALSGGKTVGPIYRILAGMKLPWERVDFYFADERCVPPDNPESNYFLAEETLFRPGGISLQQVRRMEGEREDRDAAARDYEALLPPVLDVVLLGMGEDGHTASLFPGLASVEEKERKVLAVVGPKPPPWRLTLTLPVLNAARHVLFAVAGEGKRDAARRVFSGEDLPSGRIQNAVWIMDRAAAGQ is encoded by the coding sequence GTGAGCCCCACGCAGAAGAGGGTTGTGGAGTCCTCGGAGCTGGCGCCACGGACGGCCGAGTGGCTCGCGGAGGTGCTTCAGCGGACGCTTGCGGGCGGGGGGCGGTGCAGCTTCGCGCTCTCGGGCGGGAAGACGGTGGGGCCCATCTACCGCATCCTGGCGGGCATGAAGCTGCCGTGGGAGCGGGTGGACTTCTACTTCGCGGACGAGCGGTGCGTGCCGCCGGACAACCCGGAGAGCAACTACTTCCTCGCGGAGGAGACGCTCTTCCGGCCCGGGGGCATCTCGCTGCAGCAGGTCCGCCGCATGGAGGGCGAGCGCGAGGACCGGGACGCGGCCGCGAGGGACTACGAGGCGCTACTGCCACCCGTGCTCGACGTGGTGCTGCTGGGCATGGGCGAGGATGGGCACACGGCCTCGTTGTTTCCCGGGTTGGCTTCGGTGGAGGAGAAGGAGCGCAAGGTGCTGGCGGTGGTGGGGCCCAAGCCTCCGCCCTGGCGGCTGACGCTGACGCTGCCGGTGTTGAACGCGGCCCGCCATGTACTGTTCGCGGTGGCGGGCGAGGGCAAGCGGGACGCCGCACGGCGGGTGTTCTCGGGCGAGGACCTGCCATCGGGGCGCATCCAGAACGCGGTGTGGATCATGGACCGGGCGGCGGCGGGACAGTGA
- the zwf gene encoding glucose-6-phosphate dehydrogenase, translating into MDAQGLHIQTTPREGEPIVRADRPDPCILVLFGATGDLAQRKLFPALFELARSGLLPEEFALVAFSRSAQDDNAFRAQVKEGLQKFARTQPLDEPTWERFASRMECISGNYDDPAAFQRLRERLDTVGKRYNTQGNQLYYLATPASTFPPLLKGLAGAGLLPREEQPGQRPWRRLVIEKPFGRDLETAKELNRNLASVLDERQIFRIDHYLGKETVQNILVFRFANLIFEPLWNRNYVDHVEITATEALGMEGGRGHFYDETGVIRDMVQNHLLQVLALCAMEPPTSFGAEDIRDEKNKVFRALRSVEGEEVASHVVAGQYKGYREEQGVAKDSRTPTYVAMKMNVDNWRWQGVPFYLRAGKKLAKRLTEVSIHFKAVPISLFSTGEACQRLQPNVLRLRIQPQEGIALSFESKVPGEDVSIAGVTMDFGYAESFAKPVPEAYERLLLDCMRGNATLFARKDSVEQAWAYVTPILRALESGQGGPIHEYAPGSTGPDAAAQLLAKDGRRWTVIK; encoded by the coding sequence ATGGATGCCCAGGGTCTGCACATCCAGACCACCCCTCGCGAGGGCGAACCCATCGTCCGCGCGGATCGCCCGGACCCGTGTATCCTCGTCCTCTTCGGAGCCACGGGAGACCTGGCCCAGCGCAAGCTCTTCCCCGCCCTCTTCGAGTTGGCCCGCTCCGGGCTCCTTCCGGAGGAGTTCGCCCTGGTGGCCTTCAGCCGCTCGGCGCAGGACGACAACGCCTTCCGCGCCCAGGTGAAGGAGGGCCTCCAGAAGTTCGCTCGCACCCAGCCCCTGGACGAGCCCACCTGGGAGCGCTTCGCCTCGCGGATGGAGTGCATCTCCGGCAACTATGACGACCCCGCCGCCTTCCAGCGGCTGCGCGAGCGCCTGGACACCGTGGGCAAGCGCTACAACACCCAGGGCAACCAGCTCTACTACCTGGCCACCCCCGCCTCCACCTTCCCCCCCCTGCTCAAGGGCCTGGCCGGAGCCGGCCTGCTGCCGCGCGAGGAGCAGCCCGGCCAGCGCCCCTGGCGGCGGCTCGTCATCGAGAAGCCCTTCGGCCGCGACCTGGAGACGGCGAAGGAGCTGAACCGCAACCTGGCCTCCGTGCTGGACGAGCGGCAGATCTTCCGCATCGACCACTACCTGGGCAAGGAGACGGTGCAGAACATCCTGGTGTTCCGCTTCGCCAACCTCATCTTCGAGCCGCTGTGGAACCGCAACTACGTCGACCACGTGGAGATTACCGCCACGGAGGCGCTGGGGATGGAGGGCGGGCGCGGGCACTTCTATGACGAGACGGGCGTCATCCGCGACATGGTGCAGAACCACCTGCTGCAGGTGCTGGCGCTGTGCGCGATGGAGCCGCCCACCTCGTTCGGGGCGGAGGACATCCGCGACGAGAAGAACAAGGTGTTCCGGGCGCTGCGCTCGGTGGAGGGCGAGGAGGTGGCCTCGCACGTGGTGGCCGGCCAGTACAAGGGCTACCGCGAGGAGCAGGGCGTGGCGAAGGACTCGCGCACGCCCACCTACGTGGCCATGAAGATGAACGTGGACAACTGGCGCTGGCAGGGCGTGCCCTTCTACCTGCGCGCGGGCAAGAAGCTGGCGAAGCGGCTCACGGAGGTGTCCATCCACTTCAAGGCGGTGCCCATCAGCCTGTTCAGCACGGGCGAGGCGTGCCAGCGGCTGCAGCCCAACGTGCTGCGGCTGCGCATCCAGCCCCAGGAGGGCATCGCCCTCTCGTTCGAGTCCAAGGTGCCGGGCGAGGACGTGAGCATTGCTGGCGTCACCATGGACTTCGGCTACGCGGAGTCCTTCGCCAAGCCCGTGCCCGAGGCCTACGAGCGCCTGCTGCTGGACTGCATGCGCGGCAACGCCACGCTGTTCGCGCGCAAGGACAGCGTGGAACAGGCGTGGGCCTACGTCACTCCCATCCTCCGGGCGCTGGAGTCTGGCCAGGGCGGCCCGATTCACGAGTACGCACCGGGGAGCACGGGGCCGGACGCGGCGGCACAGCTGCTCGCGAAGGACGGCCGGCGCTGGACGGTGATCAAGTGA
- a CDS encoding NmrA/HSCARG family protein, whose protein sequence is MSKPLSVLVTGATGQQGGAVARALLKKGHKVRALTRKPDSAGALALKQLGAELAVGSFDDSDALVRAMTGVDAVFIMSTPFEAGMDTETRQGITAVDAAKAAGVKHVVYTSVSDADKETGIPHFDSKARVEEYLVKSGLPYTIIAPVFFAENLVSSWFGGGLKQGVVALAMPGKRVLQHISVEEIGNFGALVIDRREHFLGKRINLASNELSGEQVAELFSRASGKPFKYVEVPVAQMRAQNEDMGIMFEWFDTKGYSADIAALRKDYPEVGWRSFEDWARAQNWKQLLG, encoded by the coding sequence ATGTCGAAGCCTCTCTCCGTTCTTGTCACCGGTGCCACGGGCCAGCAGGGTGGCGCGGTCGCTCGCGCACTCCTCAAGAAGGGTCACAAGGTCCGCGCTCTCACGCGCAAGCCGGACTCCGCCGGGGCGCTCGCGCTCAAGCAGCTCGGCGCCGAGCTGGCCGTGGGCAGCTTCGATGACAGCGATGCGCTCGTGCGCGCCATGACGGGTGTGGATGCCGTCTTCATCATGAGCACGCCCTTCGAGGCCGGCATGGACACCGAGACGCGCCAGGGCATCACCGCCGTGGACGCCGCCAAGGCCGCCGGCGTCAAGCACGTCGTCTACACCTCCGTCTCCGACGCCGACAAAGAGACGGGCATCCCTCACTTCGACAGCAAGGCCCGCGTCGAGGAGTACCTCGTCAAGTCCGGCCTCCCCTACACCATCATCGCCCCTGTGTTCTTCGCCGAGAACCTCGTGAGCTCCTGGTTCGGCGGGGGCCTCAAGCAGGGCGTCGTCGCCCTCGCCATGCCCGGCAAGCGCGTCCTGCAGCACATCAGCGTGGAGGAGATCGGCAACTTCGGCGCGCTCGTCATCGACCGGCGCGAGCACTTCCTCGGCAAGCGCATCAACCTGGCCTCCAACGAGCTGTCCGGTGAGCAGGTGGCGGAGCTCTTCTCGCGCGCCTCCGGCAAGCCGTTCAAGTACGTGGAAGTCCCCGTGGCGCAGATGCGTGCCCAGAACGAGGACATGGGCATCATGTTCGAGTGGTTCGACACGAAGGGTTACAGCGCTGACATCGCCGCCCTCCGCAAGGACTACCCCGAGGTGGGCTGGCGCTCCTTCGAGGACTGGGCTCGCGCACAGAACTGGAAGCAGTTGCTCGGGTAA
- a CDS encoding kelch repeat-containing protein yields the protein MLALTAAGCDPVAASAPAAPQAPLTQAAQRLNCEGSEVSGSCEFYQVAEAEADTYVKIGSQREQDKNYGHEASFAVSGWYYTYGYLRFNLGNLPAGVQVHSVKLSATAFKGYSQNGDGNVYAYLVPNNSWNEYYLTWNYRPWEVGDPLGSWFLWYPVGDRTEDKVGVNADPSLIPVVQNAANATDRRISFLLRINGAYNTTYYSREEAVASRRPKLQVGYVWPALTSEDAWASASPAPLALTKQSATLLADGRVLVAGGADSVGWTASAAVYSPATRTWASTASMFVKRYGHGATLLSSGEVLVTGGEISNVPTATTERYSATTGTWSAAAAMSQPRFRHTVTVLNDGRLLVAGGFDGTTGIATTEFYAPSSGTWTPGPSMSTRRFGHTATLLPDGRVLVAGGHTGGQALATAELYDPATNTWSATGTMSSSHHGHAAALLPDGRVLVASGLTPGGLPTPISELYNPATGTWAATGSLTTARSEFTLAMLPSGRVLVLGGISGSGAVTSTVESYDVTTGTWTQAPVMGTARRNLSATVLPEGRILVVGGQQDGTTVPLSSAELFTPAGGP from the coding sequence GTGCTCGCCCTCACGGCGGCGGGCTGCGATCCCGTCGCTGCCAGCGCTCCCGCTGCGCCGCAGGCGCCTCTCACCCAGGCGGCCCAGAGGCTGAACTGCGAGGGCAGCGAGGTGAGCGGCTCATGCGAGTTCTACCAGGTGGCCGAGGCCGAGGCCGACACCTACGTCAAGATCGGGTCCCAGCGTGAGCAGGACAAAAACTATGGCCACGAGGCCAGCTTCGCCGTCAGCGGCTGGTACTATACGTACGGCTACCTCCGCTTCAACCTGGGCAACCTCCCCGCTGGCGTGCAGGTCCACTCAGTGAAGCTCTCGGCCACGGCCTTCAAGGGGTACTCCCAGAACGGTGATGGCAACGTCTACGCGTACCTGGTCCCGAACAACTCGTGGAATGAGTACTACCTGACCTGGAACTACCGGCCGTGGGAAGTCGGAGATCCGCTGGGCTCATGGTTCCTGTGGTACCCCGTCGGCGACAGGACCGAGGACAAGGTCGGCGTGAACGCGGATCCGAGCCTCATCCCGGTCGTCCAGAACGCCGCGAATGCCACGGATCGGCGGATCTCGTTCCTGCTCCGGATCAATGGCGCGTACAACACGACCTACTACTCGCGCGAGGAGGCGGTCGCCTCGAGGCGCCCCAAGCTCCAGGTCGGCTACGTCTGGCCGGCCCTCACGTCCGAGGACGCCTGGGCGAGCGCGAGCCCCGCGCCTCTCGCCCTCACGAAGCAGTCCGCGACGCTGCTGGCGGATGGCCGGGTGCTGGTGGCGGGAGGAGCCGACTCCGTGGGGTGGACGGCCAGTGCGGCGGTCTACTCGCCCGCCACGCGCACCTGGGCGTCCACGGCCTCCATGTTCGTGAAGCGCTATGGACACGGCGCCACGCTCCTGAGCTCCGGCGAGGTGCTCGTCACGGGCGGGGAGATCAGCAACGTTCCCACTGCGACCACCGAGCGCTACAGCGCCACCACCGGCACCTGGAGCGCCGCTGCCGCGATGTCGCAGCCCCGCTTCCGCCACACCGTGACGGTGCTGAACGATGGGCGGCTGCTGGTGGCCGGTGGCTTCGATGGAACCACTGGGATTGCGACCACGGAGTTCTACGCGCCGAGCTCTGGCACCTGGACGCCGGGGCCCTCCATGTCCACGCGCCGCTTCGGGCACACCGCGACCCTGCTGCCCGATGGGCGAGTGCTGGTGGCGGGCGGACACACCGGTGGGCAGGCGCTCGCCACCGCCGAGCTCTATGATCCGGCCACCAACACCTGGTCGGCCACCGGCACAATGAGCTCCAGCCACCACGGGCACGCAGCGGCTTTGCTTCCGGACGGCCGGGTTCTCGTGGCGAGCGGACTGACGCCCGGAGGACTCCCCACGCCGATCTCCGAGCTGTACAATCCCGCCACCGGGACGTGGGCGGCCACGGGCTCACTGACCACGGCGCGCAGCGAGTTCACCCTCGCAATGCTGCCCTCGGGCCGGGTGCTGGTGCTGGGCGGCATCAGCGGCTCGGGAGCAGTCACCTCCACGGTTGAGAGCTACGATGTCACCACGGGCACCTGGACGCAGGCCCCCGTGATGGGCACCGCGCGCCGCAACCTCTCGGCCACGGTGCTGCCCGAGGGGCGCATCCTTGTCGTCGGGGGGCAGCAGGATGGCACCACCGTGCCGCTCTCCTCCGCCGAGCTCTTCACGCCAGCAGGGGGACCCTGA
- a CDS encoding tetratricopeptide repeat protein, protein MLRIGAGIVVGGGLLVGVVFWAVYGWVRDSAPSQAAQVFLSEHPIVQADLGEHIRLSGMLQGKFSDQRQTGSARFTLPLSGSLGKGMAEVQLAKDGGLWRVTSGFYQGRDGVRRELVAQEEEGDDSRKQLVHAHRLYKSGKSQEAIAELNALLERFPDDAEALYWRAQIRARLGENDAAREDILRAVALKVDLREAYQLHDSLLAREHRWEEIIHAWTEYLERHPEDDVALLERAGTWHHQGDEARALEDLKRSCELDNAQACALHRRQTGQ, encoded by the coding sequence GTGTTGCGGATCGGTGCGGGGATCGTCGTGGGTGGGGGTCTGCTCGTGGGAGTGGTGTTCTGGGCCGTCTACGGGTGGGTTCGGGACTCGGCGCCCAGCCAGGCGGCGCAGGTGTTCCTCTCCGAGCACCCCATAGTCCAGGCCGATCTCGGGGAGCACATCCGGCTGAGTGGAATGCTGCAGGGGAAGTTCTCCGACCAGAGGCAGACCGGCTCCGCCAGGTTCACCTTGCCGCTGAGCGGGAGCCTGGGAAAGGGCATGGCCGAGGTTCAGCTGGCGAAGGATGGAGGCCTGTGGCGGGTGACGTCCGGCTTCTATCAAGGACGGGATGGAGTGCGTCGGGAACTGGTCGCGCAGGAGGAGGAAGGGGACGACAGCCGGAAGCAGCTGGTGCATGCCCACAGGCTCTACAAGTCGGGCAAGAGCCAGGAGGCGATCGCGGAGTTGAACGCGCTGCTGGAGCGATTCCCGGACGACGCGGAGGCCCTGTATTGGAGGGCGCAGATCCGGGCGAGGCTTGGAGAGAACGACGCGGCGCGCGAGGACATCCTCCGAGCGGTGGCTTTGAAGGTGGACTTGAGAGAGGCCTACCAGCTCCACGACTCCCTGCTGGCGCGAGAGCACCGGTGGGAGGAGATCATCCACGCCTGGACCGAGTACCTGGAGCGCCACCCGGAAGATGACGTGGCGCTGCTGGAGCGCGCAGGAACCTGGCACCACCAGGGCGACGAGGCGCGGGCCCTGGAGGATCTGAAGCGCTCGTGCGAGCTGGACAATGCCCAGGCCTGCGCGCTGCACAGGCGACAGACAGGGCAGTGA
- a CDS encoding FHA domain-containing protein — MAAVILEARCVAPFVVRLRFSDGQEGEANLKPCLFDWEAARVPELSSETRDWLRSPENFQTVRVDPATGTLAWGDRRPFSAYLLYWRVERHRVTAVIRSKDGAVLSTQALGGRHEAWTKGLTLGRAETNIVVVDQEGVAPHHARVTIGGGHHPRYFIEVVEGETAAGGTRSFTPGERWSVPARQPLRLEMGACTVEIE; from the coding sequence ATGGCTGCAGTGATTCTCGAAGCCCGCTGTGTCGCCCCCTTCGTCGTCCGGCTCCGCTTCAGCGATGGGCAAGAGGGCGAGGCGAACCTCAAGCCCTGCCTCTTCGATTGGGAAGCGGCGCGCGTGCCTGAGCTCTCCTCCGAGACGCGCGACTGGCTGCGCTCGCCGGAGAACTTTCAGACCGTCCGCGTGGACCCTGCGACGGGCACGCTCGCCTGGGGCGACAGGCGGCCGTTCAGTGCGTACCTGCTGTACTGGCGCGTGGAGAGGCATCGGGTGACGGCAGTCATCCGCTCGAAGGATGGGGCCGTCCTCTCCACCCAGGCGCTCGGCGGGAGGCACGAGGCCTGGACGAAGGGGCTCACCCTCGGGCGAGCCGAAACCAACATCGTCGTCGTGGATCAGGAAGGTGTGGCGCCGCACCACGCTCGGGTGACTATCGGCGGCGGTCATCACCCTCGCTATTTCATCGAGGTGGTGGAGGGAGAGACGGCCGCCGGAGGGACCCGTTCGTTCACGCCCGGCGAGCGCTGGAGTGTCCCCGCGCGGCAGCCGCTCCGGCTGGAGATGGGCGCCTGCACCGTGGAGATCGAGTGA
- a CDS encoding ADP-ribosylglycohydrolase family protein: protein MTISKPADHAVRMERALLSLEGLSVGDAFGERFFLPPSTLVPMLEQRALPKPPWGYTDDTEMALGLVQVLEEHGRVDPDQLARVFGARYRENPYRGYGGTAHEILQAIHEGEPWRRVSSRVFGGTGSMGNGGAMRVAPLGAYFADDLARAVSEARASAEVTHFHPEGQAGAIAVAVAAAWAWQERERNPSARQLFDAVLEHTPPGATRRGLEKARALPLEASPAVAAKELGSGSRVISEDTVPFCVWCAARHLDDYAEALWATVSGLGDRDTTCAIVGGIVVLHTGRGSIPPAWHEARERLRLK, encoded by the coding sequence ATGACGATCTCGAAACCTGCCGACCATGCTGTACGAATGGAGCGCGCCCTGCTCTCGCTGGAGGGATTGTCCGTAGGGGATGCGTTCGGCGAGCGGTTCTTCCTGCCTCCGTCGACCCTGGTGCCAATGCTCGAGCAGCGGGCCCTGCCCAAGCCACCGTGGGGCTACACAGACGACACGGAGATGGCATTGGGTCTCGTCCAGGTGCTGGAGGAGCATGGGCGGGTAGACCCGGATCAGCTCGCGAGGGTCTTCGGCGCCCGCTACCGCGAGAATCCCTACCGAGGCTATGGGGGCACGGCGCACGAGATCCTCCAGGCGATCCACGAGGGCGAGCCGTGGCGCAGAGTCTCCTCGCGAGTCTTCGGGGGGACGGGCTCCATGGGGAACGGCGGTGCCATGCGCGTGGCGCCGCTGGGGGCCTACTTCGCGGACGATCTGGCCCGGGCGGTGTCCGAGGCCCGAGCCTCCGCGGAGGTGACGCACTTCCATCCAGAGGGGCAGGCGGGGGCCATCGCCGTCGCTGTGGCGGCCGCCTGGGCCTGGCAGGAGCGGGAGAGGAACCCCTCGGCGCGTCAGCTCTTCGACGCGGTGCTGGAGCACACCCCACCGGGAGCCACGCGCAGAGGGCTGGAGAAAGCACGAGCGCTGCCGCTCGAGGCATCGCCGGCAGTCGCGGCGAAGGAGCTGGGCAGCGGGTCGCGGGTCATCTCCGAGGATACGGTGCCCTTCTGCGTGTGGTGCGCGGCACGCCACCTGGACGACTACGCGGAGGCACTGTGGGCCACGGTCTCTGGGCTCGGGGATCGTGACACCACGTGCGCCATCGTGGGCGGCATCGTCGTGCTGCACACGGGGCGTGGGTCCATTCCCCCGGCGTGGCACGAGGCGCGTGAGCGCCTCCGGCTGAAATAG
- a CDS encoding serine/threonine protein kinase: MHDDLPPLGATVGPWLILNRVDSGSYGVVFHARRTHAPESPPVALKVAKQPEDPRFERETEVLQRSHHPSIPRFEGMGLWMGPSGCGYPYLAMESVEGVTLYRWFQEQPRSSLDVLRVVVQLAGALASAHGRGILHRDVKGDNIRVTPAGRAVLLDWGSCWLPTARPLTDTPVPPGTSAYRPPEQRGFMYAFHKDMEARWASRPADDLYALGVTLYRLVTGTYLPPCTDGMGLVEVEVPKPSERVTVSPELEALILRLLSDDRQARGTAEQLVREALEWVQAAGTDAREPILPKHSAPCTEEGQVSSDGSCDEEILSDTEPTPPCRARQRFPTFPVLGAAFMLGALVMALLPMRRQPVTEEPSAPWMATPQEVEQFTPDGGVGEEALSSVQNVPRAAVPTSFLGLRMQKEPLPGQKKPPCEPEIQTVINGGCWVGPLGRRKPPCGSEAFDYDDGCYMPVFPAPRQPTSEPP; this comes from the coding sequence ATGCACGACGACCTGCCGCCCCTCGGCGCGACCGTGGGCCCATGGCTCATCCTCAACCGCGTCGACTCGGGCTCTTATGGGGTGGTGTTCCATGCACGGCGCACCCACGCTCCCGAGTCGCCGCCCGTGGCGCTGAAGGTCGCCAAGCAACCTGAAGATCCTCGCTTCGAGCGGGAGACCGAGGTGCTTCAGCGCAGCCACCACCCGTCCATTCCGCGCTTCGAGGGCATGGGGCTGTGGATGGGACCGTCAGGCTGCGGCTACCCCTACCTGGCCATGGAGTCCGTGGAGGGCGTCACCCTCTATCGCTGGTTCCAGGAGCAACCGCGCTCCAGTCTGGACGTGCTGCGGGTGGTGGTGCAGTTGGCGGGGGCCCTGGCGTCCGCGCACGGCCGAGGCATCCTCCACCGTGACGTGAAGGGCGACAACATCCGCGTTACTCCTGCGGGCCGGGCGGTGCTCCTGGACTGGGGGAGCTGCTGGCTGCCCACGGCCCGGCCTCTGACGGACACGCCGGTGCCTCCGGGGACCAGCGCCTACCGCCCACCCGAGCAGCGCGGGTTCATGTACGCCTTCCACAAGGACATGGAGGCGCGGTGGGCGTCCCGGCCTGCGGATGATCTGTACGCCCTCGGAGTCACCCTCTACCGGCTTGTCACGGGGACGTACTTGCCTCCCTGTACGGATGGGATGGGCTTGGTGGAGGTGGAGGTGCCCAAGCCCTCGGAGAGGGTGACGGTGAGCCCCGAGCTCGAGGCGCTCATCCTGCGGCTGCTCTCGGATGACCGGCAGGCTCGGGGCACGGCGGAGCAGCTCGTGCGCGAGGCGCTGGAGTGGGTGCAGGCGGCCGGAACGGATGCGCGAGAGCCCATCCTTCCCAAGCACAGCGCGCCCTGTACCGAGGAGGGGCAGGTCTCTTCAGATGGCTCATGCGACGAAGAGATTCTCTCGGATACCGAACCCACCCCCCCGTGTAGAGCGCGCCAGCGGTTCCCCACCTTCCCTGTATTGGGGGCCGCGTTCATGTTGGGGGCTCTCGTCATGGCACTGCTGCCAATGAGAAGGCAGCCCGTGACAGAGGAGCCGTCCGCGCCATGGATGGCCACGCCGCAGGAGGTGGAGCAGTTCACCCCAGACGGGGGTGTCGGCGAGGAGGCCTTGTCGAGCGTTCAAAATGTGCCTCGTGCAGCCGTTCCCACCAGTTTTCTCGGCTTGCGGATGCAGAAGGAGCCGCTGCCCGGGCAGAAAAAGCCGCCGTGCGAACCGGAGATTCAGACGGTCATCAACGGCGGATGTTGGGTAGGTCCACTTGGCAGGAGAAAGCCACCGTGTGGCTCCGAGGCGTTTGACTACGACGATGGCTGTTACATGCCCGTGTTCCCCGCGCCCCGCCAGCCCACCTCGGAGCCGCCGTGA